In Deinococcus ruber, the sequence CGAACGTTCGAAGGACTTTATTTCACGACCGCTGAAAATCAGTTCTTAGACAACGTGACAGCAAACATTCGAGCGATGACGGATACGCGGAAACAAGCGCTTGCCTATGCGGCGATTGCGCGTGCGTGCCTTCGCAAGCGCCCGCGAGGTCTGTTTACCTACACAGGAGATCGCTACCTGGATGGTCGACCTGATCTGGTCCTGAGTCTGGAAGACCATTTTGTGAAAGCTGTGGATGTCTTTAACGCCGCTGTCTTCGCAAACGGTCAACAATGCCGAGCTTTGAACCAAGACACGTTTGAGATAGAGCCAGGATACGACTTGGTGTACTTCGATCCACCCTACGTCTCAGCGCTCAGTGACAATGACTATATCCGCCGGTACCACTTTGTTGAAGGGCTGACACGCTACTGGGAGGGTGTGGAGATCTTGGAACACACCATGACCAAGAAGTTCAAGCGGTACCCCAGCCCGTTCGATAGTAGAAGGACTGTAATTGAAGCGTTTGAACGGCTTTTTGAACGCTTTCAGGGCTCCATCATCGCCGTTTCCTGGTCGTCGAACGGCATACCGTCACGCGATGAGCTTGCGGAACTCCTCGGTCAATACAAGGCAAATGTGGTCGTCCATGAAGTCGACCACCGGTATTCTTCTGGAACGCATGCACATGCTGTTGGTGCGAACCAGAACCGGGTGCAAGAGTACCTGTTCATCGGGAGTGATACATGACGAGAGCACGGAGCGGAGCAGGTAGGCTGACCGTCTGGAACATCGGCAATACCACTGTTCGAAATCCAGAGCGACTCGCTCCAGGACTTCAGGTGTTCGCAGATCACATGAACGGGCGTACCTGGGATCTCGATGCCCAGGAACGCCTGTGGGCTATGTTGCTCAAGGCTGGTTTGATCGTATCGGAATCCGAGAATGAGAGGGCTTCGCTTGGTAGAAAGTGGTTTGCCGCTTTTAAGCAATTGGGGTTTGTCCACCTCGATGACCTGAATGCTGCGCGCCTCACTGCAGTGGGTTGGGAGGTGTTGAACCATCCGGAGTTAATCGACTTAATCTTCTTGCGACAACTTTTGAAATACAAGCTGGGCTCCCCAGTAGAACGAACACGAACTGATGGCCTAGAATTCAGACCGTTCGTTGTCCTTCTCAAGCTGTTGCACATGGCGCATGTCGGCGGTCTAGGTGGACTCACACGTGATGAACTCATGATTTTTGTCATCCCGCTGATGAGTGAAGATCAAGCCGAGTTGGAACTTGCGTTCGAGAAGATCAAGATATTTCGAGACGCGTATTCAAAACAAGTAGGCATGGTGAATAAGCGCGCCTTTGCGGCAGCGGAGTTCAAACGGTTGGCTCCTGCTACGCCCAGTTCGACGACCTTCAGTGACTATACGGATAGCAATATGCGCTATGCGCGCATGAGTGAACTTATCACCATCGACAGCAATGGCGGTCGCTTCAAACTCTCTCCTGCTCGCCTTGCTATTGCCGAAAGCATTCTGGCAGCTCTTCCACCCATTGTTCCAGATGCCGACTACCTGGATGCGCTCCACAACCCAGCGTCTCCGCGTCTCCCCTTAGACGATGAGACGACCCTGGATGCACAAATTACGCAGTTTGAAGCTGAAATTACCGCGCTCAGCAGTGCGCCCCCAACGGTTAGTACAGCAAATGCCACTGTCGCCGCGCTGCAGAGTAGAGAGCGGCAATTGCGGTCACGGGTTACTGAGCTGACCGAGATAAAGTTCTATCGTAACCAGCGGTCCTTCGAGTCCCTCCAACAGATCAAAGAACTGCTGATTATGATCAAGAAAAGGGAACTGCCTGCGGGTATGTCCTACGCCCCAGCCTTTATGGAATGGGCGATGTGGCGGCTCATGCTGGCGATCAACACTATCAGCAACCCAATCTCCGAAACCCGTGGCTTTAAAATCGACGACGATATCGTCCCACTAGGGCATGCGGTCGGTGGTGCTGCCGATTGTCTGTTTGAGTACGAAGATCACCTTGTTGCTGTGGAAGTGACGCTGTCTCGTGGACGGAGACAAACAGGTATGGAGGGGGAACCTGTCCGCTTCCATGTGGCTGATGTCATGGATACCTATCCGACGAAAACTGTCTATGGCCTTTTTGTAGCACCACAGGTCGATGTCAATATCTGCGACGAGTTTTATTCTGCCGCATTTAGAGTGGATGGCAAAAGATTACATAGACCAGCAATCGTGCCGCTGGCCATTGACGATGTAATTGCCTTGATTGATGCAATGATCGCTCAAAATTTCATCATCACGAGTGATCAGATGCTTAGGCTGTTAGACGAGCTACAGGCGCTGAGGAAAACAACAGCTGATGGGCTTGAATGGAAGGAACAAGTCACACAGGTGTTCAATGACCGTTTGACTACGCTCACAGCCATTTAAGATCTCCATCGCGCCCGCGAGAATGGCCCACTACGCACCCCGGCCCCAGCCTTAGCAAGGCCGGGGTCTCTTTCAGACTGCTGTGCTCGACGACAGCAGCACCGTGATGGGATTCGGAGCCTCGACGTCGGGATACGCGGCACTGTTGGCCGCCCAGCGCTCGCGGTAATACGCGCAGCCTGCCTCGTTCAGCCGCAGGAAATACACCTGCCGATATGCGCCGAGGGTCGGATGTCGTTCCTCCTGCGAGCGGGACTCGACGAGCGGCCCGCTGCGGCGGTTGAGCAGCAGCAGCCAGGTATTCCAGTGCACGCCGCCGTACCAGCTGCCGCCGGGGTCGCGCAGGCCTGCTTCTCCGGCATTCCAGGCAGCGGCCAGGGCTTTCCAGGTGCTGCGGGCCAGCACGCCGGGCGCGCGGCGCTCCACGACCGTCCCAGTAAGTTCGCGGGCGAGCTTGCGGCCCTTGGGTGTCAGGGTGACGTGCGGCAGTTCCACCTGGTGGCCCCACACTTGGCGGTCCTGCAGCCGCACCAGGCCACGGCGGGCGAGCGCCGCCCAGGTACTACCGCTGCCCTCGTCTGCCCCGCCGCAGGCTTCACGCAGTGCCGTGGGTGGTTGCCCGAGGATGTCGGTCCAGCGTCCGAATGGCATGCCCCGCCAGTCGCTCGAAGGCCGCCGCGACTCCTCCCACTCGCCTGCCTGAAACGCCCGTTTGTGGCGGGTTTCCTGTTGTTGATCAATCTCCAGTGCGGCCAGCAGATACGTGCGCTGGCGTGGATTCAGCTCGGGCGCGCTCATGGTTCAAGTGTAAGACTGTAAAAGTGCCTCGGTAGCGAAGGATCCTGTGGTATCCGGTAGGGTATGGCGACGTTGTCGAAGATGAGATGGTAGCACCATCAGTCACCTGTACCTCATCTCATTCTGCTCGTGCCTTCAAATGTAAGACGTCACGAGCTGTGTTCTCACTCTCTCTACATAAGGGGAAAATATCACGTACACTGAAAAGGTGAAAAAGAAACTCTTGGTGGTGGCAACCCTCCTCGTTGGATCTTTCGCAGGCGCTCAGGCGCAAAGTTGGACAGATAGTAACGGTACGCTCCGGTTTCTGGGGTGCTACTCACAGGATGACGGCGTGTACTGCGATACCACTTACACGCTCACAAAGGGCGACAGTCTCGCAATTACTGCTGACTACCGTAGTCTCCAGTACTACACGGCTGATGGGACCACAGGAAATGCCTATTCCATATCCCTAGCTGGTAGCGGTTTTACGAGCAAAACTACTGCCACGGCAGTCAACGGAATCCCGGCAAAAACCACTTATTACCTTCGCATACCATCGGGTACGAGTTCGCTGCCTGCCATCGTGCTACTTGGTCACCGCATCAATAACGTGATCATCAGCAAGACTGGTGCGCCCTCCATGACTCCAGTGGCTGCCGCTCCTGCGCCCCGCCCGACCATCCCTACCCCTACGCCGAACGT encodes:
- a CDS encoding DNA adenine methylase is translated as MVFKADLDFGNLRINRRMERFPSSRYMGSKYTILPFLYRHLAPLPFRTVLDGFSGSGAVSYLLKAMDKQVTSNDFMRFSYCTAEAAVANSRVRVSVRDMTALMRPNPNADDFITRTFEGLYFTTAENQFLDNVTANIRAMTDTRKQALAYAAIARACLRKRPRGLFTYTGDRYLDGRPDLVLSLEDHFVKAVDVFNAAVFANGQQCRALNQDTFEIEPGYDLVYFDPPYVSALSDNDYIRRYHFVEGLTRYWEGVEILEHTMTKKFKRYPSPFDSRRTVIEAFERLFERFQGSIIAVSWSSNGIPSRDELAELLGQYKANVVVHEVDHRYSSGTHAHAVGANQNRVQEYLFIGSDT
- a CDS encoding AlwI family type II restriction endonuclease, with product MNGRTWDLDAQERLWAMLLKAGLIVSESENERASLGRKWFAAFKQLGFVHLDDLNAARLTAVGWEVLNHPELIDLIFLRQLLKYKLGSPVERTRTDGLEFRPFVVLLKLLHMAHVGGLGGLTRDELMIFVIPLMSEDQAELELAFEKIKIFRDAYSKQVGMVNKRAFAAAEFKRLAPATPSSTTFSDYTDSNMRYARMSELITIDSNGGRFKLSPARLAIAESILAALPPIVPDADYLDALHNPASPRLPLDDETTLDAQITQFEAEITALSSAPPTVSTANATVAALQSRERQLRSRVTELTEIKFYRNQRSFESLQQIKELLIMIKKRELPAGMSYAPAFMEWAMWRLMLAINTISNPISETRGFKIDDDIVPLGHAVGGAADCLFEYEDHLVAVEVTLSRGRRQTGMEGEPVRFHVADVMDTYPTKTVYGLFVAPQVDVNICDEFYSAAFRVDGKRLHRPAIVPLAIDDVIALIDAMIAQNFIITSDQMLRLLDELQALRKTTADGLEWKEQVTQVFNDRLTTLTAI